From a region of the Clupea harengus chromosome 9, Ch_v2.0.2, whole genome shotgun sequence genome:
- the lrrc75a gene encoding leucine-rich repeat-containing protein 75A: MGAKQTKGAEAGPSPHHGWKRTPTKERSGDLFASFMLRSGDRLSRSGTPPPYQRRIGMIQEMMMMAKQGKQDEATEMLKTLRQDLGMESTSLDDVLYRYASFRNLVDPITHDLIISLAKYIHCPKTEGDSLGAMEKVCRQLTYHLSPHTHWRRQGLLKRKPQSCLKSVLSVPPASGALDLSGIPLGVRDMERLCTHLQRHASRTCSLELGFTDLTDEAFLLLLPTLAALPRLETLALNGNRLTRAVLKELTDTLKDPDSFPSVTWIDLGNNVDIFSLPQPFLVSLRKRCPKQGNLPTILEFGESQASEPECRLEEEDEGDDTNRTESTGELRSEVEGELEGEMDGELEIEEMMEELLDFDREVQGKEDEDDSMWTMEEQRVGRKPMQGKQSKGKKGKEAVKAEGEDDTHSQSSQLSCSSPSHNSSGAFELPKEDSGNRAAPHSDSLT; this comes from the exons ATGggagcaaaacagacaaagggGGCTGAGGCTGGCCCGAGCCCTCACCACGGCTGGAAACGGACACCGACgaaggagcggagcggagattTATTCGCCTCGTTCATGTTGAGGTCAGGGGACAGACTCAGCCGAAGCGGGACCCCTCCTCCTTACCAGCGACGCATTGGGATGATtcaggagatgatgatgatggcaaaACAGGGAAAACAAGACGAGGCAACAGAGATGCTGAAAACACTCCGACAG GATTTAGGAATGGAGTCCACGTCTCTGGATGATGTCCTCTACCGATACGCCAGCTTCCGCAACCTTGTGGATCCCATCACCCATGACCTGATCATCAGCTTGGCCAAATATATCCACTGCCCAAAAACG GAGGGCGACTCTCTGGGCGCCATGGAGAAGGTGTGCCGACAGCTGACCTACCACCTGAGCCCGCACACGCACTGGAGGCGGCAGGGCCTGCTGAAGAGGAAACCTCAGTCATG CTTGAAGTCAGTTTTGTCTGTCCCTCCAGCCAGTGGGGCCTTAGATCTGTCAGGCATTCCCCTGGGTGTGCGTGACATGGAGCGCCTGTGCACTCACCTCCAGCGCCACGCCTCGCGCACCTGCAGCCTGGAGCTAGGCTTCACCGACCTCACGGACGAGgccttcctgctgctgctgcccacgCTGGCCGCCCTGCCCCGCCTCGAGACGCTGGCCCTCAACGGCAACCGGCTGACGCGTGCCGTGCTCAAGGAGCTCACCGACACCCTCAAGGACCCGGACAGCTTCCCTAGCGTCACGTGGATCGACCTGGGCAACAACGTGGACATCTTCTCCCTGCCGCAGCCCTTCCTGGTGAGCCTGCGGAAGCGCTGCCCCAAGCAGGGCAACCTTCCCACCATTCTGGAGTTTGGAGAGAGCCAGGCCAGCGAGCCCGAGTGCAGattagaggaggaggacgagggagACGACACCAACAGGACAGAGAGCACGGGAGAGCTGCGGTCCGAAGTAGAGGGAGAGTTGGAAGGGGAGATGGACGGAGAGCTGGAAATTGAGGAAATGATGGAGGAACTGTTGGACTTTGACAGAGAGGTGCAGGGCAAGGAAGACGAGGATGACAGCATGTGGACCATGGAGGAGCAAAGAGTCGGGAGAAAACCCATGCAGGGGAAGCAGAGcaaagggaagaagggaaaagaGGCAGTGAAAGCGGAG